Proteins encoded by one window of Candidatus Methylomirabilota bacterium:
- a CDS encoding zf-TFIIB domain-containing protein: protein MFDRVEEMRETQAAEEERQRILALARGRCPKCAGELIPVPYRGVELDKCSRCQGVWLDFGELDQVVAEDTGFLSGVRRIFS from the coding sequence GTGTTCGACCGCGTGGAGGAGATGCGGGAAACCCAGGCGGCCGAAGAAGAACGACAGCGCATCCTCGCCCTTGCCCGGGGACGGTGCCCGAAGTGTGCCGGCGAGCTGATCCCCGTCCCGTATCGTGGCGTCGAGCTGGACAAGTGCTCGCGCTGCCAGGGGGTGTGGCTGGACTTCGGCGAGCTCGATCAGGTGGTGGCCGAGGACACCGGCTTCCTCAGCGGCGTCCGGAGGATCTTCAGTTAA